ATTGGCAGAGCAAGTGCATTAGTATTCGGATTTTCCAATTGCTGTTGGTGTCttaaaggaattattttacAGCATATCAGTTTATTGCATGTATGTGGCAACCTCTAGTGGTTCATCTTTGCATACACTGCTACAAGCGTTTGCATTCCGTGAACataaagtattttgcttttcaccAAGTGGTATGGCAGACAAATGGCAACGAGCTGCGATGCCATACTGCTTCCACCCAATCCACCCAAAGGGAAGTTACATTTATGGGATCTCTGTTTATTGAAGCAGTTtgctaaaatggaaaagaacttCTTTGGCTTTGCACAGTTCTTTAAAAGTAGCGACAGTGACAAACCTAATAAAGTACTACAAATATGTTTTAGATTATCAAGCAGATTGAGAGAGTATCTaataaaaaaagtcaattaCTTACCTTTAGTTATGCACGTAAAATAATCATTATCGCCTTCTCCGATTTGCTCCCCTGCAGCTTTTCGCTTGTCTGGATGATGTTTCAAAACCATAGATTTATCTATCAGAGACATAACATTTAGAAATACTTCATCATCAACACTGTGTAgtttgctaaaaataatataGTAATTCCACTTGTCAGTCCTCCACTTAggtactttttttattttttaaaccatcagTAAGAAAATAGATATGAGTAAATGAACTTTCTTTGATTTAACACTATTGTCAGAATTAAAACTCTTTTGTCTTTGCTAGGACACCAGACAATCTCAACTCAGAAACTTTCACTTTTAtcagctgcagaagcactgATTTTCCAGGACTTAGTCTAATATTATGCATATCAAAGTACTTCAGTGACTACGGATGCACAGTTAACTTCAAAAAGCACAATGTGTTTTCAGGACCGCAACTGTGCAAGACTGCACAATTCCCTACGCAATCAagctagaaaataaagaaaaaaacataaatgtagTTATTTCCAATCAAAAGCAAAGTcattcagataaataaaaattgtattcaATTCCTTTACTCAAGTTCTGAATATAGTCCAAGATGAAATTTTGCAAGTAACCTACAGCCATGAGCCTGTAAAGACTGATGCACATACCCACAGACAAAACTAAGCACGCACCCACGACTTTGTGGTCAAGTTCTCTCTCTACTTAAGACGTAAATCCTAAGGGACAACTAACACCTTGCGAGTATCTACTGAAGTTGCTATCAAAGTTGACTCAGCACTCTCAAgttggagagagagagagagagagagagagagagagagagagagagagagagagagagagagagagagagatacacCAGATCTTGCTCCACAAGATTAGTGAGGTCACTAATTGACAGAAtagctgctgctctctgagtTATTAACGCAGGATCCGCAGTGGCACTGCTAAGTACTCCAGCATATGATCACATACCAGAGACAACACAATTTCCTGTGCAACTTAGTAATTTGCTAAGTGTTCTGTCTTAGCCAGCTCCAAACACAAGGTAATACAGCCAAGCTATAAGCGAAAAacgatttttatttttgtgctcaGTGACCACACACAGTAAGTTGCCATGACTTTGCTAGAAGGCAACAAGCTGGTCCAATGCCCTAACTCAGGCAAGCGGCTCTCAAGGAACCATTCTTCCAAGCATCTGCACGTAACTTAACCTTTATCTGTGCTTTAACTGGTGACAGTGGTTCCACTCATACAAGTGCAGTTTCTTTATGCAACTGTTCTCAATTATCAGCTCACAAAACCATTAGCTTACTTTATAAAGCCTATTTATGAGTCTTCAACTTAAATCCTCTTGCAAAGTCAACTCTAGGTCACATTGCTTCATATAAATGAAAGTTGTGAAGCCTGACATGGTGTTTCTTGGTATGCAAGTACCATAAAATACTCTTGTGCGTCGGAGTGCACTTCTGATGAATCATATTTCTTGATTTAAGACACAGGCCTGTGATATCATTAAGAAGCACACTGGCACTTTCAAGTTCTATTGTTTACTAATCTGAAATGCCAAGGAAATGTAACCTCACAAGACCGTACCTTTAACAGCTTGATAATAACCCCAAGATTCAGCAACAGGAACGCTACATTCTCCAAATGGCAAAATgaccaaagaaaatgaaaactgagcTTCTCAGTGGTCTAACTTTTATTACAATATTTCaagacatgaaaatataaaagcttcTGCTCCACTCCCATGAAACGCTCAACTCACCAGCAGTATGCTTCTTAAACGTTCACTAGCATAAATATGGCAATTAACAACCGTAAGGCGGCTGCAAGGTAACAACCTGTTGAAATACACAGGGCAGAGCCACTcttatttctctgcctttcactGAGTCCAGTTGCAGACTCGAAAGTGCAGAAATACAGAGTTATAGcctgtagggtttttttgtttgttttaacagaaaCCTTGAGATTAGAAAGCTGAGATGTGAACTCAGAGAAATTTTTGAGTTCACTAGCTTTAGGCCAGTGGATTTCAGAACTGTGATTTGAGTTTAAAGGCTGGTAAACAACACAAGTCAAAAAGCAGGCATTTTTAGGCCTGTGAAAATAGTAAAAAGCTTGTTTGTGATATGTCTGCATTTAGATGTGAAAAACAGTCCTATACATCTAAAAGAAGGGTAGTGTTATTAGGGAAAGGTACTTACGAGCTGCTTTGATTTGTTTCTGAGTAGCCCTGTATCGTATATTTCCTAGCCCAAGAACTGCATAATGGTCTTgattctgaggaagaaaataaaagagccCTAATAAACACTGATATACATGACCTAAATGCTACAACACAtgtagaaaaacagttttcatccccatcttttaaaagcaagagaCAGAATTCTATTATCTCTCaataaacattagaaaaaacCCATAAGACCAATCATTTAAAAAGCTGTTATAGAAATTCCAGTACCTCAGTCCAAGTTGGATTTAAGTATCAGATCCTAAAAAGCTCAACTAATGGAAAACTGAACTGCTGTCTTAATAGCAAGGCACTAACGTAACTCCAGAATACAGTTTAAGATCCTACTGAGTGCTCCTGATGTGCTCTTGAGTTTGCCCGTATCAAGCAATTATGTGtggacaacagaaaaacaggtatAGCGCTAATGGACACAGAGTGGTTCTGATGGGGTGAGAGAGGAGCTCATCAGCAGCTGGGAATTGCTGGTAACTTGGCCAGATTTCCATCAAAAACATAATTAACGCTGTCTGTATCAACAGAATACCTTCCAGTCCTTTGGATCAAGGGTTTTTAACATAGGAAATTCTTCAAGCTGCAATTCTTCATCCCCTGATTCTTCAGAAAGTTCCTTCTCATCTTCTAGCTCCTGGAAAGAGGCAGAAACGTTTATGTTTCTCCTCTTAATAAACGCTTCAAACCATCTTCCCACAGGTTCCACTTGACAGAGCACTGATGCTataagcaaaaacagaaaagtaagcCACAGAAGGTGAAGTTGCTTtggttttaatattaaaaagtaaacgtaggtattttattttatatggtATATGTATGGATTTTAATTTATAGTGCAACATCGCACAATGCTATAGATCACCAGATCTCCTGGTTTGCTCTGAAAACACCGGATCATGTTAAAGATTAGAGGAAGCTGAACACAGGTGCTTCAGGGGGTTCCTCCCAGAGACCTTGCTGCATCCTCAGAGGTTGAGCAGTGCCTTTGGGGTCAGGGAACACACTTTTAGGTGCACTTAAATCCCGCCCCGTTTTGCTGGGGCAGGAGACCCGCACTCAGCGCCTCCAGGATAACAAACCCTGGCTGTTCGCAGGCCGCTGCCTTTCAGCAGCCCGGACTTGTTGCTCAGGCACTGCCCCTGGGCGAGCACCCAGGCGTCCCCTCACCAACGCCCCCCCTTTCCAGCCTGCCTCCCTCACGCAGCCCCTCGcaaccccccaccccaaaccgCTCCCTAACCCCCCTCCGCTCACACGCTCAGCCGGCAGAACCGAGCCGCCGCTACCTACCGGCCGTCAGCGGCCTGGTGACCGCCGTGAGGTGCCCGCCCGGGGCCGCCTGCAGCATGCTGCCCCGGCCCGGCGGCACCGAGGGGCTGCGAGCGGGGCGCTGCGGGCTGGGCGCTGCGGGCCTGGCCTCGCCGCCTGCCGGCAGCCGGCGCATGGAGGCGCCCGACCGGGAACGCTTCCGGGTCGGCGGGGacggagcggggggggggggggggttaaggGACGGGGGGGATCCCCCCTAAATCATAGCAGCGTTGGGGGTCGGTAGGGATGGGAAGGAGCTCCCagatcgtctggtccaaccacccccctaccaccatCAGccgctaaaccatgtccctaagcaccacgtccaacctctccttgaacacccccaggggcggtgactccaccacctccctgggcaacccgtcccagtgcctgactgctccttctgagaagaaatgcctcctcatttccagcctgaacctcccctggcgcaacttgaggccattccttctaGTCCTGTCGCTAGTTATATGCGAaaagaggccgacccccagctccccacaccttcctttcttaTTGCAGAGCGCAAcaaggtctctcctgagcctcctcttctccagactaaacaaccccagttccctcagccgctcctcacaggacttgtgctccaggcccttcaccagcttcgtagccctgctctgggcacgctccagggcctccatGTCCCATCACACCCCTAAACCAtcacacggggggggggggcaccccctAAACCATCACACCGGGGGGTTACGGGGGGACCGTTCTTCTCAGAAACACAGGGGGatggaagggagggaagggagcagcccGACTgagggacaggaggaggaggaagaggaggaggaggcagcagcagagccccggAAGCGTTACACAGCAGCGCCGGGCCTTCCGCAGGgtgaaaggaggaagggaagcgAGGAAATTCGCGATGCCGGACTACCTGGGCGCCGACCAGCGGAAAacgaaggaggaggagaaggaggagaagcccATCCGCGGTGaggggccgccgccggccggggGAGAGCCCGCCAGGCCCCCCGCCCAGCTCCCTCAGGGCGCACCGaggggccgggccccgggggggAGCGGctgaaaggggggaaaaatgggtTAAAATCGTGGAAAAACGCGTTAGATCTGCGCGGTGCGGCCTGGTTCTGTGAGGAGAGGGTCTTGGAAAGCCTGATTCGCTACTACGTGGCGTAATTGAAAGATCAACATGAGAAAACAtgatatttatctttttttcgTGAGTGGAATCCTTCACAGCTCACTCCCAAATTCCCTGTGATCCCAACCCTTCAATAAGTACTTCAGTAAAAGCAGGGCAGCAATTCCCTCTGGTGACACTGACGCAGCCTGAAAGCCACCAGTTGTTCCTCACACTGGGTGGATTTCACCTGTCTGTTTAGTTCATGTTGTTAATTGCGAAGTAATAACATCTGGAGGAAAAAGCATGCCTATATGGCATCAATGATGGACTTTGAACTGCTCCCCCTCGAGAATGATTTTTGAATTATAGCAGGGTAGCATTTAGTAGATACCAAAAAGTCAATGGGGTAGTGCAAATAATCGGGGGAGAAATATGGATTGGCACAAAAAACGTCTTCTCGAAACGCTGTGTAAAACATGCTGTGCCCAGGTCTTTCATGCTGTGTGTCTTTGGCTCCCTCTGTCATTAAAAGGCTACAGGGGAATTAGAGGAGAGAGAACAACAAAATGCTAGGGTGCTTAAGGTGAAGACTAGGATTTGGTCTGAAAAGGTAGAGCTTTGGTGAAACAGGAGAGGGAATGGTACAGGTCTGTTAAATTGCAAGTGATGTGGAAGTAAGTAGGCACCAACAGTAATCGTTACGTTTTTCTTCATGGAGGGAGTTCACTGGGGCAATCCTGTGGGACAGGACTCAGTGTGAAAGCTTAGGCGTTTAAAAGCTGATGGTGCTTGATCTGATGCACGAATTCAGAGGCCCAAGTAAAATGTTTAGATTCCAAGTGTAAGTCAGGTAAAAGGAAGCACAATGTGAGTTAAACCAGGGGattccttccttcattttctgccaAAAGTTGCTGAAAGTTCACAGGGGTTCAAAGAGTTGTTAGGAAATGCTTGtgtaaagaaaatcttttaagGACTTTTAATAACAACGTAAGACCCAGGAGCGGGAGGTCACTAAGTATTTGCTATGATCATAGACCTTCTTGTTGGAGAAGCGATATATATAGGACCAAACTGTTTATCTTGTCTAGTGCGACCATTCTCATGTTTACATTTTATACCattaaaaatcagctttatGGTGGTTATTGATTCCTGGCTGCTTTATTAGTTCACAGGAGTTTTTTGTTATTGAGGTGAGCTTAGAtatggttgtttttctttgctcatgCTGCACAACTTGAGAGAGACAGCACTGCTAGATGGTGGTGATTAAAGTGGTTATGCAAAAGTTATTTGGATTTTAATTGCTGTATTCTTAAACATGAAGAACCAAAAGGTTAAAAAGGTGAAGTTTTGATTTCTTCTATTCCTTTTCTGTACAGTCATTGATAACAAGCTACTCTGAGCAAGTCAGAGTTTAAGTAGTTTACTTATGTGAGCTCTGGATGGTACACTTTATATCTTTTCaataaattaacagaaaacaactcAATCACTTTTGGGGGATTTGTACATAACAAGAAGGTAAACATACTTAAAAAGGTGTATTTTCATCTTACAGAAGCAGGATtgatgctgctgtttttgtttttaaaactggaatCTAAGTCTTTCCTGTCTTGTTTCAGCACTGGATGAAGGAGATATTGCCTTGCTGAAAACCTATGTAAGTAACATACATTTGCAAGagtgttaaaggaaaaaaaaaaaaaaaaaagaacagttacGAATTGAATGCACAAGTGGAGGGATATGTATTTAGTGAATAGTCAGCAGATCTGCTTCTGCTGTTGCCTTTCTCTCCTGCCAaaatcttttctcccttttcccttctaaCAAGAAAGCCCCAAACCCAACTCACAACCCTAAAAATAATCTAGTTATCTTGGAGctaatgaagtatttttaaatttttgctgTGGGTCTTGTAGCTGATTGTCATGGGGCTCTAATGGCTAGGGTTTAGTAGGGCTTTTTCACCAAGTAGCcaattttcctaaaataaagaACTCTCTTTAAGACTCTATCCAATTTGCTTGTATGCAGTTAGAAAAATCTTGGTGAAGGATACACAGAGCTTATCAGGGATAGCATAATCCTGGGAGGTGTGTTCCATGGACAATAAGGCTTAAAATGCAAACTTCCCTTCACTGCCAGAAAGTGCAGTGGGTCTGTTTAAAGACccttcagaaaaaagaaacttccaGTTTAGTGTATGTCTAGAGTTGAATATGTTTGCCAGAAGTCTGAATTTCACTGACACTGACTCTGCAACTGTGGAAGGACTCTGAAATAGGGGTTGAGCACACTGTGGCATCTTTTTTGTTGCCAGATTGATACGAGGGAGATCTTGTAAAGGAAATGCAGATCTGCTGGCGTTAGGCAAGGCAAGATAGTAAAGCATTTTATCACCAGTGAGAATCTGGCTTCTCATTTGCCACTTGATCTTTCTGCTGTATTCTGTGGGTGATAGAGAGGTCGGATAAGGTAATAAAAGCACTTGtacaaatgatttttcatttggtGCTATTCAGCTACTGCACGCAGAACTACTTCTGTATATAATCTTTATAAAGTCCTTTTTAAAGCTTGAGAAAAGAACGGTTAAAAAATAAGGCTGAACaggtttaaaaggaaaaacaaatccttGAATCTGACAGATAGGAAAAATTTCCACTTGCACATAGCTCAGAACTGTGAAACTGCACTCTATTTTTGGTGGGCGGAATTATTATTACTGGAACTTAATACAGTCTTTTTTGCTTGTGAGCAATAGTTTTTTATTATACCAAGACGGTCTTTTGAACATCTTGATGCTCAGCAGCTATTGGCACTTTTTCCTAGATAAAGAATTATCTGAGTTGCAAAATCAACACgatatttcttttccagggCCAGAGCACGTACTCAAGGCAGATCAAGCAAGTAGAAGATGATATCCAACAACTACTTAAGAAAATCAATGAGCTCACAGGTATCTTTCCTTCTTAACATAACTTGCAGTAGAAGGGACACATATAACGAAATGGGTGTTTTAAGAAGTTGATTTTAAACAActtctgcattcattttattaatgttatttttcccGAAAGGATGCGTTTCTTTATTTGTTAATGTGGGATTTTTACTTTGTAGGTGGTGGTCTCATTTTTGATTAGGCAGGTCtaatcaaaaaaaatccttgatttttgtatttttatttttttcaaatatatgatGGAGATGGTATTTTTGTATCCATGTTTCGGAAGATTTACAAGGTCTTCCATCTGTCTGAATCCCTTAGCTTCTGATATCTTGCACTAAAGCTTTCCCTCAGTGCAAACACTTGCAGCGTTTCACtccttttctgaaactttttgaAATATGCTTATGTCATCTCTCCCAAGTTTGCGTGTTTTTATTCATACTGCAAAATTGTATTAGGGAATGGATAGACTGGCATTTGTGTATTCACCTGGCACTGTCACAATAGTCCTAGTTTCTTTAGGGAGCTCGTTAAAGagatttgcatgtgtttttcactagaggtgtgtgtgtgtttatttagaGATCTTAAAAAGCTTCCAGCAGACTTATGTGTAGGGTTCTCAGTATGTGAAAGGTTGCTGACGTACCAGTTAGCGTCTTCCTCCTCAGCCTGTCTGTGTTTTACCTAGGAATTAAGGAATCTGACACCGGCctggctcctcctgccctttgGGATCTGGCTGCAGATAAGCAAACTCTCCAAAGTGAGCAGCCATTACAGGTTGCCAGGTGGGTGcactctttcttcatttttggaGTGGAGCTGcataatgttaaaaatgtgatttataacttatgtagactttttttttaaaagaaggttCACATTCTGTGCATATTGAGACTACTTCTGACAATCACATCAAAAAGCAAATGTGTTATGCTTGATGGTGTAATGGTGTGTTACATATTTCACACTTGTACTTACTCCTATAATTATTGCATGATGCTATAATAATAGAATCACAAGTCCAATAGCTCTTTCAATATGTTTGGAGAATACAATCACTCTGTGTCCTGGTACTTACAGAAATAGCAGGGCAGTTAATTGTTTACCCGATGGCGTTAATTGTATGTTCCGTATTAGGTGTACAAAGATCATCAATGCAGACTCCGAGGATCCCAAGTACATTATCAATGTCAAGCAGTTTGCCAAATTTGTGGTGGATCTCAGTGACCAGGTGGCACCTACTGACATAGAAGAAGGCATGAGAGTTGGGTAAGCAAAATCTTTGTGTTCTTAGAGTTTTACTGAAGACTGAAGCTTTCTCATCTGATCCGTTAGGTTGACATCAACAACCATCACTTGATATTTTCACAGCAGTTGAAATCATAACAACAGTGTCTTTCTGTTGGAAGACAATAACTTATCTGCCTGGTCtgctagaaatgtttttgatCTCATTCTGCTGAAAACAAGTTCAGTGCACTATGGACTGAAACCTTTCACTGTAGGCCCCGATAGTCCCAGCTTTCAGGGAGCCTGAGCAGTGTGCTTTCTCTTTGACTGTCTCCACAAACACACGCAGAGCAGCTACAGGAAATGTTTGCTGAAGAGGTGAAGCCAGTTATCTGTAGAATCAATATTTTACCAGTTTGGTCTCCAGGAGATTTTAaagtttagtttttaaaatattttggaattaatatttttggaaacCTTAAACTTCCCTGCAGAAGAAATTCCAGTTTCTAGCCCATCTGACTATTAGCTTTGAGGGCTGGGTTATCTCGATGCCAGAGAAAAGAATagtttgaaaatacagcttcatCTTTACAGAGTTATTTCTACATAGCAGTTTAATTAACtcttgctaaaataaatattctttatttcttctcaccAGGGTGGACAGAAACAAGTATCAAATCCACATCCCTTTGCCTCCAAAGATTGATCCCACAGTCACCATGATGCAAGTGAGAACTGCCTTTGCTTATTATGATTTTGTTCTGTCTTGTAATTTTAGTTTCTTTGGATTTTGTTCTGGGCTGTTGAAAGCCTAGAGTTATGCAGCATCAGGCTGTTAACTTCTCATTTACCTTTTTGTTATGCAGGTGGAAGAAAAACCAGATGTCACTTACAGTGATGTTGGTGGTTGTAAAGAGCAGATTGAAAAGCTCAGAGAGGTGGTTGAAACCCCTCTGCTTCATGTAAGTTACCTCCAGATTTaaacttctgttattttaaaactattttggtCACCTGTtagcatttgaagaaaaaaaaaaaaaaaaggtaatgtaGCTGAATGTAAATAACTAAATGAAAAGAGGTCTAGTTTTAACAAATGAAATCCAGTCTAGTTTCATTTGTATTGCTCGTCATTAATGATTTTCTTACTTGGCACATTATCTTTGATGCCCTCTGTTTCCCACCATTACAGCCTGAAAGATTTGTGAACCTTGGAATTGAGCCTCCCAAAGGAGTGCTTTTGTTTGGGCCACCTGGTACAGGCAAAACGCTTTGTGCTCGTGCTG
This genomic window from Cygnus olor isolate bCygOlo1 chromosome 1, bCygOlo1.pri.v2, whole genome shotgun sequence contains:
- the PSMC2 gene encoding 26S proteasome regulatory subunit 7; the protein is MPDYLGADQRKTKEEEKEEKPIRALDEGDIALLKTYGQSTYSRQIKQVEDDIQQLLKKINELTGIKESDTGLAPPALWDLAADKQTLQSEQPLQVARCTKIINADSEDPKYIINVKQFAKFVVDLSDQVAPTDIEEGMRVGVDRNKYQIHIPLPPKIDPTVTMMQVEEKPDVTYSDVGGCKEQIEKLREVVETPLLHPERFVNLGIEPPKGVLLFGPPGTGKTLCARAVANRTDACFIRVIGSELVQKYVGEGARMVRELFEMARTKKACLIFFDEIDAIGGARFDDGAGGDNEVQRTMLELINQLDGFDPRGNIKVLMATNRPDTLDPALMRPGRLDRKIEFSLPDLEGRTHIFKIHARSMSVERDIRFELLARLCPNSTGAEIRSVCTEAGMFAIRARRKIATEKDFLEAVNKVIKSYAKFSATPRYMTYN